The Calditrichota bacterium genome includes a region encoding these proteins:
- a CDS encoding lipoate--protein ligase family protein: RLMFRLIVDKTPRPGAFHMAADDFLARTVGDWDGAFRTYSWSPPAISLGTHQDAAIVDFDANRQMGWDVVRRPTGGRALLHRNDVSYAFVLRAGGTGPVGLRVIYGQVARAIAEALDEVGIAVDADSGSRSPLPLTSRLGRLCMTSQVRGELLHQGRKIAAAAQRIYPGAILQHGSLPLTGRASDIAIGIRLTDPGRESLSTSLERAASSLEQAASRIILSDELMPALERAIQKAFQGEWQETGWSLQEIEQIERTSERFHIYSDAGAKMPSTLVYPDIRVAMASRA, translated from the coding sequence GACGATTGATGTTCCGGTTGATCGTCGATAAGACGCCCCGCCCGGGAGCGTTCCACATGGCTGCAGACGACTTTCTTGCCCGCACGGTGGGTGATTGGGACGGGGCCTTTCGCACTTACAGTTGGTCGCCTCCGGCTATATCGCTGGGAACCCATCAAGACGCTGCTATCGTTGACTTTGATGCCAACCGCCAAATGGGCTGGGATGTTGTCCGACGCCCGACCGGTGGACGGGCACTTTTACACCGGAACGACGTCAGTTATGCATTCGTTCTGCGCGCCGGTGGAACCGGCCCGGTAGGGTTGAGAGTAATATATGGCCAGGTCGCGCGCGCCATTGCCGAAGCCCTCGACGAAGTCGGGATCGCAGTCGATGCCGATTCCGGCTCAAGGTCGCCGTTGCCTCTGACCTCGCGCCTGGGGCGGCTCTGTATGACTTCGCAAGTCCGGGGAGAACTCCTGCATCAAGGGCGAAAGATCGCTGCCGCAGCACAGCGCATTTATCCCGGTGCGATACTTCAGCATGGTTCGCTGCCCTTGACCGGAAGGGCATCTGATATCGCCATCGGCATAAGATTGACCGACCCCGGACGAGAGAGCCTCTCTACCTCGCTGGAACGTGCCGCTTCGAGCCTCGAGCAAGCCGCCAGTCGTATAATCTTGAGCGATGAACTGATGCCGGCACTCGAGCGCGCCATTCAGAAGGCTTTTCAGGGAGAATGGCAAGAGACCGGTTGGTCGCTGCAAGAGATCGAGCAGATAGAGCGCACATCCGAACGGTTCCACATCTATTCCGATGCCGGCGCAAAAATGCCTTCGACGCTGGTCTATCCCGACATTCGAGTCGCAATGGCTTCCCGTGCCTGA
- a CDS encoding 1-deoxy-D-xylulose-5-phosphate reductoisomerase codes for MPAQKCLRRWSIPTFESQWLPVPEARQLALFGSTGSIGSQTLDVARRIGGFEIALLTAGSRWEVLAQQAREYAVPEVVLGDAGHYDDLMQALVGTGCRVHCGRDALVKAAAEADYDVALNALVGISGLPVSHEALKRGKTLALANKESLVLAGDLLMRIAIECDGQILPVDSEHSAIFQCLAGESMASVRRLILTASGGPFRDWSSERISTASPEEALAHPNWKMGPKITIDSATLINKGLEIIEACHLFGLPHERVYVRIHRPSVVHSLVEFTDGSLKAQLGKPDMRLPIQFALTWPERQPADYVCDDPLEWPTLTFETLDGSRFPGPGLARVALTMGGTATAVMNGADEAAVAHFLSRRIAFGSITDLIEQALNQHTPLPADSLEAVIAADAEGRDFVNNRVAAS; via the coding sequence ATGCCGGCGCAAAAATGCCTTCGACGCTGGTCTATCCCGACATTCGAGTCGCAATGGCTTCCCGTGCCTGAAGCCCGCCAACTGGCGCTCTTCGGCTCCACCGGCTCCATCGGGAGTCAGACACTCGATGTCGCCCGACGCATCGGAGGCTTTGAGATCGCCTTGCTCACTGCCGGAAGTCGGTGGGAAGTACTGGCGCAGCAAGCCCGGGAGTATGCCGTGCCGGAGGTGGTGCTTGGCGATGCCGGTCACTACGACGACTTGATGCAGGCTCTGGTCGGGACTGGCTGCCGAGTGCACTGCGGTCGGGACGCGTTAGTGAAAGCCGCTGCCGAAGCCGATTATGACGTTGCCCTCAACGCCCTCGTCGGCATTAGCGGGCTGCCGGTGTCGCATGAAGCACTGAAGCGCGGCAAGACGCTGGCACTTGCCAATAAAGAGTCGCTCGTCCTGGCCGGCGACCTCCTAATGCGAATTGCTATCGAATGTGACGGACAGATCCTGCCTGTCGATTCCGAGCATTCCGCCATCTTCCAGTGCCTGGCAGGGGAGTCTATGGCGTCGGTTCGCAGGCTTATCCTGACTGCGTCGGGAGGCCCGTTTCGAGACTGGAGCAGTGAGCGGATATCGACCGCTTCGCCCGAGGAGGCACTGGCGCATCCCAACTGGAAAATGGGGCCTAAGATCACAATCGATTCCGCCACTCTTATCAACAAGGGTTTGGAGATCATCGAAGCCTGCCATCTTTTCGGCTTGCCGCATGAAAGGGTCTATGTGCGCATCCACCGGCCTTCGGTGGTTCATTCGCTTGTCGAGTTCACCGACGGCTCACTGAAGGCACAACTTGGTAAGCCCGACATGCGGTTGCCGATACAGTTTGCGCTCACCTGGCCGGAACGCCAGCCGGCAGATTACGTTTGCGATGACCCGCTCGAGTGGCCAACGCTAACGTTTGAGACGCTCGATGGATCGAGGTTCCCCGGTCCGGGGCTGGCAAGAGTGGCTTTGACGATGGGGGGGACGGCGACAGCAGTTATGAATGGGGCTGACGAAGCAGCCGTCGCCCATTTTCTATCCCGTCGCATCGCCTTCGGCTCCATTACCGATCTGATCGAGCAGGCTCTGAACCAGCATACACCGCTACCGGCTGATTCGCTCGAGGCCGTTATCGCTGCCGACGCCGAAGGCCGGGACTTCGTCAACAATCGGGTCGCCGCGTCATAG